A single window of Anopheles moucheti chromosome 2, idAnoMoucSN_F20_07, whole genome shotgun sequence DNA harbors:
- the LOC128305291 gene encoding golgin-45 has protein sequence MFSKSSAMDTGRRTEGDGMENEELAGSFTAKRSSSSSTASSTLIPSGDIKLPANFSIERLLPHSGSNPVYRPTELVTGGNTSLSAVVPRGKVFNLVPRLVSPGGRPKLSTMHHKEPKFVPFEPYKGAVTPIIPGRYNTPGGGSRVKLTNRNNLDLSVLVSQMSTITDKELRTKDLPAAQDDEKLRYAKELEELRKERDYFQGQLKFQAQVNAELKNLLVAAVGEDLQTKVNVLTEDKLHLARKLLNSAENLSSHTEQIEFLAGQSEVWRSKFLASSLMVEELARWKASLLQRNGLLLTSNKEQLEVISKAREMIIDVLKHLRFLANAKEPLQLQSATVLDLASECVNISQQLALQHSALGMPHNLDGLKALECMTDAEKLAVQALQNSHQSLIPTDEAFRAIVGQAFPSIHTLKQQSDASLLASDFEVITKPDHDSFGEDAN, from the exons ATGTTTTCCAAATCAAGTGCAATGGATACGG GCCGTCGTACTGAGGGCGATGGTATGGAAAATGAGGAACTAGCAGGATCGTTCACGGCAAAGCGATCCTCTTCGTCATCGACTGCGTCATCTACACTGATACCGTCGGGTGACATCAAACTGCCGGCCAACTTTTCTATCGAACGACTACTGCCACACTCAGGATCGAACCCAGTGTACCGCCCGACCGAACTCGTCACCGGCGGTAACACCTCACTGTCAGCGGTTGTGCCACGCGGGAAAGTATTCAATCTGGTGCCCCGACTTGTATCGCCCGGTGGCCGCCCGAAGCTGTCCACGATGCACCACAAGGAACCGAAGTTTGTTCCGTTCGAACCGTACAAAGGTGCCGTCACGCCCATCATTCCCGGTCGTTACAATACCCCGGGTGGGGGGTCACGCGTCAAGCTTACCAACCGCAACAACCTCGACCTAAGCGTACTCGTCTCGCAGATGTCCACCATCACCGATAAAGAACTGCGCACCAAAGACTTGCCGGCGGCGCAAGATGACGAAAAGCTGCGGTACGCGAAAGAGCTGGAAGAACTGCGCAAAGAGCGAGATTATTTTCAGGGACAGCTTAAATTTCAAGCGCAGGTAAATGCGGAATTGAAAAATCTGCTAGTGGCCGCCGTTGGCGAAGACTTGCAGACGAAGGTGAACGTGCTGACCGAGGACAAACTGCACCTAGCCCGCAAGCTGCTAAACTCAGCCGAAAATCTATCATCACACACGGAACAGATCGAGTTCCTGGCCGGACAGAGCGAGGTATGGCGCAGCAAGTTTCTCGCCAGTAGCTTAATGGTGGAGGAATTGGCCCGCTGGAAAGCGAGCCTACTGCAACGGAACGGACTTTTGCTAACATCAAACAAAGAACAACTCGAGGTCATTTCTAAAGCGCGCGAAATGATCATCGACGTGCTGAAACATTTGCGCTTCCTGGCCAATGCGAAGGAACCGCTACAGCTACAGTCGGCCACCGTACTCGATCTGGCATCCGAGTGTGTAAACATATCGCAACAGCTCGCCCTCCAGCATTCGGCCCTCGGAATGCCCCACAATTTGGATGGTTTGAAAGCGCTGGAATGTATGACGGATGCGGAGAAGTTGGCAGTCCAAGCATTGCAAAACTCGCACCAATCGCTAATACCGACGGACGAAGCATTTAGAGCGATCGTTGGCCAAGCATTTCCCTCCATTCACACGTTAAAGCAACAGTCGGATGCATCGTTGCTGGCGTCGGATTTTGAAGTAATAACCAAACCGGACCACGATTCGTTTGGCGAGGATGCGAACTGA
- the LOC128304252 gene encoding 39S ribosomal protein L43, mitochondrial — protein MSNSHLFLKSGFPRAPLQNGIGRYVCQLQRITLKYCKTSGSSKGMREFLEQELVDFSRSNPGVVVYVKPRRHRTAVMSAEFLNGERTWINCRNNTREEISKWIQVLKQSNGRAEEMRLRKHWHTDVPSVQGAWTPFTHRHPSTNVTDFPSKRLSQLKEDEPSATEKLLELYLAQRNTTSQHGPEETK, from the coding sequence ATGTCCAATTCtcatttatttctcaaatccgGCTTCCCTCGAGCGCCACTACAAAATGGAATCGGTCGTTATGTGTGCCAACTGCAGCGTATCACCCTGAAGTACTGTAAAACCAGCGGGTCCAGCAAGGGGATGCGCGAGTTCCTCGAACAAGAGCTGGTCGATTTCAGCCGGTCCAATCCAGGAGTGGTGGTGTACGTAAAGCCCCGACGCCACCGGACGGCCGTAATGTCGGCAGAGTTTTTAAACGGAGAGCGAACGTGGATAAACTGTCGCAACAATACGCGCGAGGAAATCTCGAAATGGATCCAGGTGCTGAAACAATCGAACGGTCGGGCGGAGGAGATGCGCTTACGTAAACACTGGCACACGGACGTGCCGAGTGTACAGGGTGCCTGGACACCGTTCACCCATCGTCATCCATCAACAAACGTAACCGATTTCCCTTCCAAACGGTTGTCCCAGCTAAAGGAAGACGAACCCAGTGCCACCGAGAAGCTGCTCGAGCTGTATCTGGCGCAACGGAATACAACGTCCCAGCATGGGCCAGAAGAAACtaaataa
- the LOC128304230 gene encoding tRNA (cytosine(38)-C(5))-methyltransferase, whose protein sequence is MLLVSDKQHANKHTAVVNDNKPGRKTPNLGMPSVSLTIGVQPFVYVGRKIIHFPRACETMESMKENTHRVLELFSGIGGMRMALEQTGKAFTIECAIDVNPIANAVYRHNFGDKVVRNGNILSLSAEKISKLNVNTILMSPPCQPFTRNGKFNDINDRRTDPFKHICDLLDKIPLVNFILMENVKGFEKSQACQMYKTRLEEAGFHYQEYILSPHQLGVPNTRHRYYCVAKRKGTDFKWNNEAIIVQQLDTQSDSQTNIGAIVEQHLEDPELYALKSAALLKHLPLMDVCTPKSTNSMCFTKAYTHYAEGTGSVFCPLPKHEFDKIYSSAMSVDDNDRKLALLQELRVRYFTPKEVARLMSFPEQFNFPADVTNKQRYRTLGNSINVFVVGVLLQEL, encoded by the exons ATGTTATTAGTTTCGGACAAACAGCACGCAAATAAGCACACCGCGGTGGTGAACGACAACAAACCGGGGCGTAAAACGCCAAACTTGGGAATGCCATCTGTCAGTCTGACAATCGGCGTGCAGCCGTTTGTTTACGTCGGGCGGAAAATAATTCACTTTCCACGAGCTTGCGAAACGATGGAGAGCATGAAGGAAAATACGCACAGAGTGTTAGAACTTTTCAGTGGCATCGGTGGAATGCGAATGGCATTGGAGC agACCGGCAAAGCATTCACCATTGAATGTGCGATCGACGTGAATCCGATAGCGAACGCAGTTTACAGACATAATTTCGGTGATAAAGTTGTCCGCAACGGAAACATATTGAGCCTGAGTGCAGAGAAAATTTCCAAGCTAAATGTTAACACAATCCTTATGTCGCCACCATGCCAACCTTTCACGAGAAATGGGAAATTCAACGACATTAACGATAGACGTACCGATCCTTTTAAGCACATTTGCGATCTGCTCGACAAGATACCGTTGGTCAACTTTATTCTGATGGAAAATGTGAAGGGGTTTGAAAAATCTCAAGCTTGCCAAATGTACAAAACCCGTTTGGAAGAGGCTGGGTTTCACTATCAGGAATATATTTTGTCACCCCATCAATTGGGTGTGCCAAACACCAGGCACCGCTACTATTGTGTCGCAAAACGTAAAGGAACTGATTTTAAATGGAACAATGAAGCAATCATCGTCCAACAGCTGGATACTCAGAGTGATTCTCAAACTAATATTGGAGCAATTGTAGAACAACACTTAGAAGACCCGGAACTGTATGCGCTGAAAAGTGCAGCGTTATTAAAGCATCTTCCACTGATGGATGTTTGCACACCGAAGTCAACCAATTCTATGTGCTTTACGAAAGCATACACGCACTACGCAGAAGGTACCGGTTCTGTATTTTGTCCCCTGCCGAAGCACGAATTTGACAAAATTTATTCCAGTGCAATGAGTGTTGATGATAACGATCGGAAGTTGGCTTTGTTGCAGGAACTACGTGTACGATATTTTACCCCAAAAGAAGTTGCTCGACTGATGAGCTTTCCGGAACAGTTTAATTTCCCCGCTGATGTTACCAATAAGCAACGATATCGAACGCTGGGCAATAGTATTAACGTGTTTGTCGTCGGTGTATTGCTGCAAgaattgtaa
- the LOC128304241 gene encoding transmembrane protein 183 yields the protein MALSVKVKATKSRSTYGRDPTIYDYANSSKCSNRSSKNSNKITLAEIDLETEPLGDDPEHTSGKGWSEKQCLAEGTPQVVAYNDYHIDVWFLVSEFIRPEDVCRFALICRKTAEVVQSGRFWTQLYRSYYDQSIDMPARFQPASMVRLRGLRSAVIRSLYFLYPPFVERLTMLSNRHQYRVIGRQLLTTWHKRTKNCWTYCFRLKTPLAPGSRPARSAQLQREKSSLAFLQDIYMNPEEGCQILMITTDFLKVIPMYNETLFVKNIVQTLSQSMMRYKISLELGNYCGKRIDELVFDPVRNVAVLDWWTPEYYTEIGSSLQEESAMAESEWTEESDWDN from the exons ATGGCATTAAGTGTGAAAGTGAAAGCAACCAAGAGTCGCTCCACATACGGGAGAG ACCCTACCATATATGATTATGCGAATAGTTCTAAATGTTCCAACCGATCATCGAAGAACAGCAACAAGATTACGCTAGCTGAGATCGATCTCGAAACGGAACCATTAGGTGATGACCCGGAACATACCAGTGGAAAAGGATGGTCGGAAAAGCAGTGTCTTGCCGAAGGTACGCCACAAGTAGTCGCGTACAATGACTATCATATCGATGTGTGGTTTCTTGTGTCGGAATTTATACGTCCGGAGGACGTTTGCCGATTTGCACTGATTTGTCGTAAAACGGCAGAGGTCGTGCAGAGCGGTCGGTTCTGGACGCAACTGTACCGATCGTACTATGATCAATCCATCGATATGCCGGCACGCTTTCAACCGGCCAGCATGGTACGGTTGCGCGGTCTACGATCAGCCGTCATACGATCGCTGTACTTTCTGTACCCACCGTTTGTGGAGCGCTTGACGATGTTATCGAACCGTCATCAGTATCGTGTTATCGGTCGGCAGCTACTTACCACTTGGCACAAGCGTACAAAGAACTGTTGGACGTACTGCTTTCGTCTGAAAACACCACTGGCACCGGGTAGTCGGCCTGCACGGTCGGCGCAATTACAGCGCGAGAAAAGCTCGCTCGCATTTTTGCAGGATATCTACATGAACCCGGAGGAAGGGTGCCAGATATTGATG ATAACGACCGATTTTCTAAAAGTGATACCAATGTACAACGAGACGTTGTTTGTGAAAAACATCGTCCAAACACTTTCCCAGAGCATGATGCGCTACAAGATTAGTCTCGAGCTGGGTAACTACTGTGGTAAACGGATAGACGAGCTGGTGTTCGATCCCGTGCGCAACGTAGCCGTACTGGATTGGTGGACACCGGAATATTATACGGAAATCGGTAGCTCACTGCAGGAAGAATCGGCAATGGCCGAATCCGAATGGACAGAAGAATCAGACTGGGACAACTAG
- the LOC128297728 gene encoding farnesol dehydrogenase, with protein MEKWIGKVALVTGASAGIGQDVALALANSGMIVVGIARRAELITVLSTKVTGTGKIYGKKCDLSNEAEIIETLNWIRRDFGGVDVLINNAGIYRYKFITQSETSDFRDTFNVNVLATCIIIREVVNDMKAREAYGHIVVLNSMLGQRIPDVSVPLFGVYPASKYALVGLTEVLRQELSFLKMPIKVTSVHPGMVETDMIKVFESALAERLPKLQAKDITASIIHCLETPPEVRIDEITVMPTMK; from the exons ATGGAGAAATGGATTGGTAAAGTGGCCCTAGTTACTGGCGCTAGTGCGGGCATCGGACAGGATGTGGCCCTTGCTCTAGCCAACTCCGGTATGATCGTCGTGGGAATAGCTCGGCGTGCCGAGCTGATCACTGTGCTCTCCACTAAAGTCACCGGCACGGGTAAGATCTACGGCAAAAAGTGTGACCTAAGCAATGAGGCAGAAATTATAGAAACGCTAAACTGGATACGCCGTGACTTTGGCGGTGTGGACGTACTGATCAATAACGCGGGCATCTATCGTTATAAATTTATCACGC AGAGTGAAACATCCGATTTTCGGGACACGTTCAACGTGAACGTGTTGGCAACATGTATTATCATCCGCGAAGTCGTGAATGACATGAAGGCCCGCGAAGCGTACGGTCATATCGTTGTGCTGAACAGCATGTTGGGACAGCGCATCCCGGACGTGTCAGTGCCACTGTTTGGAGTGTATCCTGCTTCCAAGTATGCGCTGGTCGGACTGACGGAAGTTTTACGCCAAGAGCTGAGCTTCTTGAAGATGCCCATCAAAGTAACG AGTGTCCACCCGGGCATGGTGGAAACAGATATGATCAAGGTGTTTGAGTCAGCGTTAGCGGAACGGCTGCCAAAGCTGCAGGCCAAGGATATTACCGCCAGCATCATACACTGCCTCGAGACACCACCAGAAGTTCGC ATTGACGAAATAACCGTAATGCCAACGATGAAATGA